From Enoplosus armatus isolate fEnoArm2 chromosome 23, fEnoArm2.hap1, whole genome shotgun sequence, a single genomic window includes:
- the LOC139305619 gene encoding kinesin light chain 2-like isoform X3, with protein MSAMVYPREEALERLSQDEIVLNTKAVMQGLETLRGEHAQLLNSLLDCTQPPAAQEKSGLLRKSLEAIELGLGEAQVIIALSSHLSAVESEKQKLRAQVRRLCQENQWLRDELAGTQHKLQRSEQSVAQLEEEKKHLEFMNQIKKFDDDVSPSEEKSQSSGGGSGGGDTSKDSLDDLFPNDDDQGPGMTSTHRSKSKVAAQQGGYEIPARLRTLHNLVIQYASQGRYEVAVPLCKQALEDLEKTSGHDHPDVATMLNILALVYRDQNKYKEAAHLLNDALAIREKTLGKDHPAVAATLNNLAVLYGKRGKYKEAEPLCKRALEIREKVLGKYHPDVAKQLNNLALLCQNQGKYDEVEYYYRRALEIYESKLGADDPNVAKTKNNLATCYLKQGKFKDAEALYKEILTRAHEKEFGSVNNDNKPIWMHAEEREESKGKRKDSGPYVEYGSWYKACKVDSPTVNTTLKSLGALYRRQGKLEAAETLEECASKSRKQGIDAINQSKVVELLKDGGAGGGDRRHSREGINGPGGQRGESEGDDSAEWNGDGNGSLRRSGSFGKIRDALRRSSEMLVKKLQGSGPQEPRNPGMKRASSLNFLNKSTEETTQDANSGLSDCRGLSASNVDLSRRSSLIG; from the exons ATGTCCGCCATGGTGTATCCACGTGAAGAAGCCCTGGAGCGACTGAGCCAGGATGAGATTGTCCTCAACACTAAGGCCGTCATGCAGGGCCTGGAGACGCTGCGCGGCGAACACGCCCAGCTCCTCAACTCGCTGCTGGACTGCACCCAGCCACCTGCCGCCCAGGAGAAATCTGGGCTGCTCCGTAAGAGTCTGGAGGCCATCGAGCTGGGCCTGGGAGAGGCACAG gtgATCATCGCCTTGTCGAGCCACCTGAGCGCCGTGGAGTCGGAGAAGCAGAAGCTGCGCGCTCAGGTGCGCCGGCTCTGCCAGGAGAACCAGTGGCTGCGGGACGAGCTGGCGGGAACGCAGCACAAGCTGCAGCGCAGCGAGCAGAGCGTcgcccagctggaggaggagaagaagcaCCTGGAGTTCATGAACCAGATCAAGAAGTTTGACGACGACGTCTCGCCCTCGGAGGAGAAGAGCCAGAGCTCCGGCGGcggaagtggaggaggagacactTCAAAGGACAGTCTGGACGACTTGTTCCCCAACGATGATGACCAGGGACCAGGTATGACATCAACA CATCGTAGCAAAAGCA AAGTGGCAGCCCAGCAGGGAGGCTACGAGATCCCGGCCCGCCTCAGGACGCTCCACAACCTGGTGATCCAGTACGCCTCCCAGGGGAGGTACGAGGTGGCCGTGCCGCTGTGCAAACAAGCCCTGGAGGACCTGGAGAAGACGTCTGGACACGACCACCCTGACGTAGCCACGATGCTCAACATCCTGGCCTTGGTGTACAG GGATCAGAACAAGTACAAAGAAGCGGCTCACCTTCTGAATGATGCCCTGGCCATCAGAGAGAAGACGCTGGGGAAGGATCATCCAGCTGTGGCTGCAACCCTCAACAACCTGGCTGTTCTGTACGGCAAGAGGGGCAAGTACAAGGAGGCCGAACCTCTCTGCAAGAGAGCGCTGGAGATCAGAGAGAAG GTGTTGGGGAAGTACCACCCAGATGTAGCCAAGCAGCTGAACAACTTGGCCCTGCTGTGTCAGAACCAGGGGAAGTACGACGAGGTGGAGTACTACTACAGACGAGCCCTGGAGATCTACGAgtccaaactgggagctgatgaCCCCAACGTGGCCAAGACCAAAAATAACCTG GCTACCTGCTACCTGAAGCAGGGCAAGTTCAAAGATGCTGAGGCTCTGTACAAAGAGATCCTGACCCGGGCTCACGAGAAGGAGTTTGGATCTGTCAACA ATGACAACAAGCCAATCTGGATGCacgcagaggagagagaggagagcaag GGTAAGCGCAAGGACTCTGGCCCATATGTAGAGTATGGAAGCTGGTACAAGGCCTGCAAGGTGGACAG cccCACAGTGAACACAACCCTCAAAAGCTTGGGGGCTTTGTACCGTCGTCAGGGCAAActggaggcagcagaaacactggAGGAGTGCGCCAGCAAGTCACGTAAACAG GGTATTGATGCCATTAACCAGAGTAAGGTGGTGGAGCTGCTGAAGGACGGGGGAGCTGGAGGGGGCGACAGACGACACAGCAGGGAAGGAATCAACGGGCCGGGGGGACAGCGGGGGGAGAGCGAGGGCGACGACTCCGCTGAGTGGAACGGG GATGGTAACGGGTCTCTGCGTCGCAGCGGCTCCTTCGGGAAGATTCGTGACGCGCTGAGAAGGAGCAGCGAGATGCTGGTGAAGAAGCTGCAGGGGAGCGGACCACAAGAGCCCCGCAACCCAGG AATGAAGAGAGCAAGCTCCCTCAACTTCCTCAACAAGAGCACTGAGGAGACCACACAG GACGCCAACTCCGGACTCTCAGACTGCAGGGGACTAAGCGCCAGCAACGTGGACCTATCCAGACGCAGCTCCCTGATTGGCTAG